One region of Termitidicoccus mucosus genomic DNA includes:
- a CDS encoding transglutaminase family protein: MPRYHITHTTTWEHPAPVAAAWQMLRLQPRDDAAQRCLAWDLRVTPVPARIATRHDSFGNRAHIFSLSEPHSRLVIQSSSEVMRSSGIAPGFDLTPPLAETVRRTAAAIRSGAAYELEQYRHPTPLVPFLPEAAALAAGLDPENTPVLSWLVALGDKFARDYKFDPAVTTISTPLARVLRARRGVCQDFAHLFLSCLRQHGLAAAYISGYLLTTPPPGSPRLLGVDAMHAWISINIPDLGWVDYDPTNHVFAADTHITVARGRDYADITPTRGVFSGAGAHALAVEVTVLPAGE; the protein is encoded by the coding sequence ATGCCGCGCTATCACATCACGCACACCACCACGTGGGAACACCCTGCGCCCGTCGCCGCCGCGTGGCAGATGCTCCGCCTTCAACCCCGCGACGACGCCGCCCAGCGTTGCCTCGCGTGGGATCTCCGCGTCACGCCGGTGCCAGCGCGCATCGCCACCCGGCACGATTCCTTCGGCAACCGCGCCCACATTTTCAGCCTCAGCGAACCGCATTCGCGGCTGGTCATACAGTCCTCCAGCGAAGTCATGCGCTCTTCCGGAATCGCGCCGGGATTCGATCTCACGCCGCCGCTCGCCGAAACCGTCCGCCGCACCGCCGCCGCCATCCGATCCGGCGCCGCCTACGAACTCGAACAATACCGCCACCCCACCCCGCTTGTTCCCTTTCTCCCCGAGGCCGCCGCGCTCGCCGCCGGGCTCGACCCGGAAAACACCCCCGTCCTCTCCTGGCTCGTCGCGCTCGGGGACAAATTCGCCCGCGATTACAAATTCGACCCCGCGGTCACGACCATCTCCACGCCGCTTGCCCGCGTCCTGCGCGCCCGGCGCGGCGTCTGCCAGGATTTCGCGCACCTGTTTCTCTCCTGCCTGCGCCAGCACGGCCTCGCCGCCGCCTACATCAGCGGTTACCTGCTCACCACGCCCCCGCCCGGATCCCCTCGCCTTCTCGGTGTGGACGCGATGCACGCATGGATTTCCATCAACATCCCCGACCTCGGCTGGGTCGATTACGATCCGACAAACCACGTCTTCGCCGCCGACACCCATATCACGGTCGCCCGCGGCCGGGATTACGCCGACATCACTCCCACCCGCGGCGTCTTCAGCGGAGCCGGCGCCCACGCCCTGGCCGTGGAGGTGACCGTGCTGCCTGCCGGCGAGTAG